Proteins encoded within one genomic window of Bacteroides sedimenti:
- a CDS encoding phytoene desaturase family protein, translated as MSKKVLIIGGGIAGLSAGIYAAMNGFETEIIEMHSVAGGQCTAWDRKGYRFDYCLHWLIGTAKGAFHEIWKETNVINNETEIIDHEIHSRILDEEGNEFIIYSNIDRWEKYLVELAPEDKASIQRMCTDMRKSALLEPFALPPELRSPLDYIRILPQMLPVFNVIRKFGKLSCNEYFEKLKFKNKRLKSVFFSLYGNRNFSALAFIFMLGWFNQKNAGYIKGGSYPMAQRMVEKLNKLGGVISYKKKVEKVIVENSVAKGVLLTDGTTIDADYVIGTADGYTTIFKMLDAKYMSQEIDFAYKNWELFTPIVQVSFGVNKAIPSICPIVINMSKDKMMGNTKLENGYSIMNYSFDPTLAPEGKTTIVLRFDSPWKLWESMDEQEYKAEKLQIQKDATACLEKEYPGITEFIEVIDVATPKTDVEYTGVKDGAYEGFMPTKDNLMKSLKMQLPGLKNFYMAGQWLSPGGGLPPSAQTGKWAVQLICKKEKQQFVSDK; from the coding sequence ATGAGCAAGAAGGTACTAATAATCGGAGGTGGAATTGCCGGATTGTCTGCCGGTATTTACGCGGCCATGAATGGTTTTGAAACGGAAATTATCGAAATGCACAGTGTTGCGGGAGGGCAATGTACAGCCTGGGACCGTAAGGGTTATCGTTTTGATTATTGTCTCCATTGGTTGATTGGCACTGCAAAAGGGGCTTTTCACGAAATTTGGAAAGAGACCAATGTTATTAATAATGAGACTGAAATCATTGACCACGAAATTCATTCGCGAATTTTGGATGAAGAAGGGAATGAGTTTATCATCTACTCCAATATAGACCGTTGGGAGAAGTACCTGGTTGAATTAGCGCCCGAAGACAAAGCGTCCATTCAAAGGATGTGTACCGACATGCGTAAAAGTGCCTTATTAGAGCCGTTTGCCTTACCACCGGAATTGCGCAGTCCGCTGGATTATATCAGAATCCTACCCCAAATGTTGCCGGTATTTAATGTAATACGGAAATTTGGGAAGCTCTCCTGTAATGAGTATTTTGAGAAACTGAAGTTTAAGAATAAACGTCTTAAATCTGTTTTCTTTTCGCTGTATGGCAACCGCAATTTTTCGGCATTGGCATTTATATTTATGCTTGGCTGGTTTAATCAGAAAAATGCCGGATATATAAAAGGAGGTTCATACCCAATGGCGCAACGTATGGTGGAAAAGCTCAACAAGCTGGGCGGAGTGATATCATATAAAAAGAAAGTGGAGAAAGTGATTGTAGAAAACAGTGTAGCGAAAGGGGTATTGCTTACCGATGGAACTACAATTGATGCCGATTATGTTATTGGCACTGCCGATGGATATACCACCATCTTCAAGATGCTGGATGCAAAGTACATGTCACAAGAAATTGATTTCGCGTATAAAAACTGGGAGCTTTTTACGCCCATCGTTCAGGTTTCGTTTGGGGTAAATAAAGCCATTCCTTCAATCTGTCCCATAGTTATTAATATGTCGAAAGACAAAATGATGGGCAATACCAAATTAGAAAACGGGTATTCGATCATGAATTATTCGTTCGACCCCACCCTGGCTCCCGAAGGAAAAACAACAATCGTTCTGAGGTTCGACAGTCCCTGGAAACTGTGGGAGAGCATGGACGAGCAAGAATACAAGGCCGAGAAACTTCAGATACAGAAAGATGCCACGGCTTGTCTTGAAAAGGAATATCCGGGCATTACGGAATTTATTGAAGTGATTGATGTGGCAACTCCTAAAACCGATGTTGAGTACACCGGAGTGAAAGATGGTGCTTACGAAGGTTTTATGCCTACAAAAGACAACTTGATGAAATCGCTGAAAATGCAGCTTCCCGGGCTTAAGAACTTTTACATGGCCGGACAGTGGCTGTCTCCCGGTGGTGGACTTCCACCTTCGGCTCAAACCGGTAAATGGGCGGTACAGTTGATTTGTAAAAAGGAAAAACAACAATTTGTTTCAGATAAATAA
- a CDS encoding MBL fold metallo-hydrolase: MKTVLLFLATLFCFGLSAQQNNLFQLTKQEKTDLFKAIETDSLFASFVKDTSNALELYKQYKINVMKSDSTWNNDQQRLFKIQNFGYTNKFELIPLVENLNDGKTFRKAGGISYLIRTDNFTILFDTGIDDDSIECVLRYNLDLLGIDVCEIDAIVISHNHGDHQNNWKWINDKTFINSKNKSILPEMNIFVPCDSLNLKIPALLFNDPTKICKGVYTTGIIKAPLFFWPTQEQGLIINVKDKGLIIVTGCGHQTVDKLLLRCKRISDLPIYGILGGIHFPIYGDSEKYMGYLITGRLPWEPLTVSDVNKKIELIKKQNVKLIGISTHDSSVKAIEAFKKAFSKEYKDLKTGAWIVVK, encoded by the coding sequence ATGAAAACTGTATTGTTGTTTCTGGCAACATTATTCTGTTTTGGATTATCTGCTCAACAGAATAACCTCTTTCAGCTTACGAAACAGGAGAAAACGGATTTGTTTAAAGCTATTGAAACCGATTCTTTATTTGCATCATTTGTTAAAGACACCTCTAATGCCTTAGAACTTTATAAGCAATATAAGATTAATGTAATGAAGTCAGATTCTACATGGAATAACGATCAACAAAGGTTGTTTAAAATTCAAAATTTTGGTTATACAAATAAGTTTGAGTTAATTCCTCTTGTTGAGAATCTTAATGATGGAAAAACATTTAGAAAAGCCGGAGGGATATCTTATCTTATCCGAACTGACAATTTTACAATACTTTTTGATACGGGTATTGATGACGATTCAATAGAGTGTGTTCTTCGTTATAATCTTGACCTTCTTGGTATTGATGTCTGCGAAATAGATGCTATTGTTATATCACACAATCACGGAGATCACCAGAATAATTGGAAATGGATTAATGACAAGACTTTTATAAACTCAAAAAATAAATCCATCCTTCCTGAAATGAACATCTTTGTTCCCTGTGACAGTCTTAATCTCAAAATTCCTGCTCTTTTATTTAATGATCCTACCAAAATTTGTAAGGGGGTTTATACAACTGGAATTATAAAGGCTCCTTTGTTCTTTTGGCCAACTCAGGAGCAAGGATTAATTATTAATGTTAAGGATAAAGGATTAATTATTGTTACTGGTTGTGGGCATCAGACAGTTGACAAACTACTTTTACGTTGTAAAAGGATATCTGATTTGCCGATATATGGTATTCTTGGAGGGATCCATTTTCCGATTTATGGGGACTCGGAAAAATATATGGGATATCTTATTACAGGCCGGTTGCCTTGGGAGCCACTTACAGTAAGCGATGTAAATAAGAAGATAGAGTTAATAAAAAAGCAAAATGTAAAGTTGATTGGAATTTCAACACATGATAGTTCTGTTAAAGCAATAGAAGCATTTAAAAAAGCTTTTTCAAAGGAATATAAAGATTTAAAAACAGGAGCATGGATCGTAGTGAAGTAA
- a CDS encoding S1 family peptidase, which translates to MKKIFIYLLLSITFVGCNSKKTAEELFNNDASGVVVILNEFYYKIQIPNRETIYFTGIDNEGNLENFTLDINEIIKNRKMLTGTGFFIDKEGSILTNRHVAQPTIDIAQAKQGFIGLIRSLKELLQGQLENMQSEYYNLDTQKSNCTYYDNYGNPYTDQANLSEIVQKQSEIETNFNELLQTYNNLDANLDPEALIISSVCEIGIAYNNTFVTNDKDFIDKNPCVVVRVSEKEDVDLALIQLKNKKTPNDSYIFTTAEQNAKSKSFTKLFSGNKDEEKLKINQQLYMIGYNAGLTLANTQKGINVQMTSGKLTQLPDGQRLLYSIPTLQGSSGSPVIDEYGNLVAVNFAKLSGTDNFNFGIPVEKIKDFMKW; encoded by the coding sequence ATGAAAAAAATATTCATTTATTTACTCCTATCAATAACGTTTGTTGGTTGTAATTCTAAAAAAACAGCTGAAGAGCTATTCAATAATGATGCATCTGGTGTTGTAGTTATATTGAATGAATTCTATTATAAAATACAGATACCCAATAGAGAAACAATATATTTTACAGGAATTGATAATGAGGGGAACTTAGAAAACTTCACATTAGATATTAATGAAATTATCAAAAATCGTAAAATGCTGACAGGGACAGGCTTTTTTATAGATAAAGAAGGCTCAATATTAACTAACCGCCATGTTGCACAGCCAACCATTGATATAGCGCAAGCAAAACAGGGATTTATTGGGCTTATTAGAAGCTTGAAAGAACTACTCCAAGGCCAACTTGAAAATATGCAATCTGAATATTATAATTTAGATACTCAAAAAAGTAATTGCACATACTACGATAACTACGGTAATCCTTATACAGATCAGGCAAATCTTTCAGAAATTGTTCAGAAACAATCTGAAATAGAGACCAATTTTAATGAGTTATTACAAACATACAATAACCTTGATGCCAATTTAGATCCTGAAGCACTAATAATAAGCTCAGTTTGCGAAATCGGTATTGCATATAATAATACGTTTGTAACGAATGACAAAGACTTTATTGATAAAAATCCTTGTGTTGTAGTACGTGTCTCTGAAAAAGAAGACGTTGATTTAGCTTTAATACAACTAAAAAACAAAAAAACTCCTAACGATAGTTACATATTTACCACTGCAGAACAGAATGCAAAAAGTAAGTCTTTTACAAAATTATTCTCAGGAAATAAGGATGAAGAAAAGTTGAAGATCAATCAGCAATTGTATATGATTGGTTACAATGCTGGATTGACCCTTGCAAATACACAAAAAGGAATAAATGTACAAATGACAAGCGGAAAATTAACTCAATTGCCAGATGGACAACGACTGCTTTATAGTATCCCTACGCTTCAAGGTTCAAGCGGTAGCCCTGTTATTGATGAATATGGAAATTTGGTAGCAGTAAACTTTGCAAAACTGTCTGGAACAGACAATTTTAATTTCGGTATTCCGGTTGAAAAAATTAAGGATTTTATGAAATGGTAA
- a CDS encoding ester cyclase encodes MKKKSRIIQLFAALIVVAAIASFNSCMNKNGNTSGSKSEIDSLRNQIKELTAGNDTLTKNLVKFDTLDFTIFSNQEWVRFHENHSKDIKVYWPDGHFTTGLERHIADLKAMFVYAPDTRIKQHPVRFGSSTGEWTAVTGVMEGTFTKPMPIGNGKFIQPTGKKFKLPMCTIGHWKNGVMFEEFLFWDNQTYMNQLGLGK; translated from the coding sequence ATGAAAAAGAAATCAAGAATTATTCAATTATTTGCAGCACTTATTGTAGTAGCAGCAATCGCGTCTTTCAACAGTTGTATGAATAAAAACGGTAACACCTCTGGAAGTAAATCAGAAATTGATTCACTACGTAATCAAATTAAAGAATTAACTGCAGGCAATGATACTCTTACAAAAAACCTTGTAAAGTTTGACACACTTGATTTTACTATATTCAGCAATCAGGAATGGGTAAGATTCCATGAAAATCATTCAAAAGATATAAAGGTGTACTGGCCGGACGGACATTTTACTACGGGATTAGAAAGACACATTGCAGATTTGAAAGCCATGTTTGTATATGCTCCTGACACAAGAATTAAGCAACATCCTGTCCGTTTTGGAAGCAGCACAGGTGAATGGACTGCAGTAACGGGAGTAATGGAAGGAACATTTACAAAACCCATGCCTATTGGTAATGGAAAATTTATTCAGCCAACAGGGAAAAAATTCAAATTGCCTATGTGCACAATAGGACATTGGAAAAACGGAGTAATGTTTGAGGAATTTCTGTTTTGGGATAATCAAACTTACATGAATCAACTAGGATTAGGTAAATAA
- a CDS encoding PepSY-like domain-containing protein produces the protein MKKLTLMIMAVMIASFAFAQKEQKKNIPAQVEKTFQKQFPNATKVKWEKEGAKYEANFTLDKTEQSVLIDNTGKMVEVEAAIGINQLPKNILSYVTAHYPGKAIKEAAKITDSKGKVTYEAGIKGKDLIFDLNGNFIKESKE, from the coding sequence ATGAAAAAATTAACTTTAATGATCATGGCAGTGATGATTGCTTCGTTTGCTTTCGCACAAAAAGAACAGAAAAAAAACATTCCTGCACAAGTCGAAAAAACTTTTCAAAAACAATTTCCTAATGCTACAAAAGTAAAATGGGAAAAAGAAGGTGCCAAATATGAAGCAAACTTCACCCTGGATAAAACTGAACAGTCCGTTTTGATAGATAACACCGGCAAAATGGTGGAGGTTGAAGCTGCTATTGGAATTAACCAGTTGCCTAAGAATATTTTAAGCTATGTAACAGCTCATTATCCAGGAAAAGCAATAAAGGAAGCTGCTAAAATAACAGACAGTAAAGGCAAAGTTACCTATGAGGCAGGAATCAAAGGAAAAGACCTCATTTTTGATTTAAATGGTAATTTTATTAAAGAATCAAAAGAATAG